From Paenibacillus segetis, one genomic window encodes:
- a CDS encoding aldo/keto reductase yields MKYRRLGKTELNVSVIGLGTWQFGGEWGQQFDQHEVDAILDKGQELGINLIDTAECYGDHLSESFIGNYISRRKREDWIIATKFGHHFHERFTRTDVFDAKEVIKQLDASLKALNTEYIDLYQFHSGPDAAFDNDDLWSTLDKQIAAGKIRHLGTSIGSNDNLHQTESSTKVNSQVIQVVFNRLDRTPENRVFPSCERQDLGVLARVPLASGYLSGKYKPGAHFDNTDVRHRHDPESTRLKLQEVEKIKRDEVPEGVNMAQWALAWCLRHPAVSAVIPGCKNPAQVESNASAAELVAER; encoded by the coding sequence TTGAAGTATCGTAGACTAGGTAAAACAGAGTTGAATGTTTCGGTCATCGGCCTGGGAACATGGCAGTTCGGTGGGGAATGGGGACAGCAGTTCGACCAACACGAAGTTGATGCCATACTCGACAAAGGGCAGGAACTAGGGATTAACCTGATAGACACTGCGGAATGTTATGGAGATCACCTGTCAGAATCATTTATTGGGAACTATATAAGTCGTCGTAAGCGTGAGGACTGGATCATTGCAACAAAATTCGGCCATCACTTCCATGAACGGTTTACGCGTACGGATGTGTTCGATGCCAAGGAAGTAATTAAACAATTGGATGCATCACTAAAAGCGTTGAATACTGAATATATCGATCTGTATCAATTCCACTCTGGCCCGGATGCAGCATTCGATAATGATGATCTGTGGAGTACGTTAGATAAGCAAATCGCTGCAGGTAAGATCCGTCATTTGGGCACTTCCATTGGGAGTAACGATAATCTTCACCAGACAGAGTCCTCGACCAAAGTAAATTCTCAAGTGATTCAAGTCGTATTCAATCGATTGGATCGCACACCGGAGAATAGAGTATTCCCTTCTTGCGAACGCCAAGACTTAGGGGTTCTCGCTCGCGTACCGCTCGCAAGTGGGTATCTCAGTGGTAAATATAAGCCGGGAGCGCATTTTGACAATACCGATGTAAGACATCGTCATGATCCGGAGAGCACGAGATTAAAACTTCAAGAGGTAGAGAAAATTAAACGCGATGAAGTACCAGAGGGTGTAAACATGGCTCAGTGGGCACTGGCTTGGTGCTTGAGACATCCAGCCGTAAGTGCAGTTATACCAGGTTGTAAGAATCCAGCGCAAGTTGAGTCCAATGCTAGTGCAGCGGAGCTTGTTGCGGAGCGTTAA
- a CDS encoding oxidoreductase: MGKRALIVGSTGLVGNELLHVLLEEKEYDQVVAIVRSPLQLNHTKLTQRVVDFDQLQDTAAYFAVDDVFCCLGTTIKKAQSKEAMYKVDVEYPLTIARMAKDKGAQQYLLISSMGANPHSSVWYSRMKGNLEQELRKLNYQSISILRPSLLLGNRKEFRLGERFSGVILKVASPLFVGPLRKYRAIQAKSVALAMYRAAQMSTSGVTVYSSDQLASIASKEY; encoded by the coding sequence ATGGGAAAAAGAGCTCTAATCGTTGGTTCTACTGGACTAGTCGGAAATGAATTGTTGCATGTTTTACTAGAAGAGAAAGAGTATGACCAAGTGGTTGCTATTGTCAGATCTCCTCTTCAATTGAACCATACTAAGCTTACTCAAAGGGTTGTCGATTTTGATCAACTGCAGGATACGGCAGCATATTTTGCTGTGGATGATGTGTTCTGTTGCTTGGGTACGACCATTAAGAAGGCACAAAGTAAAGAGGCTATGTATAAAGTGGATGTAGAATATCCGCTAACAATAGCCCGAATGGCCAAAGATAAAGGTGCACAGCAGTACCTTCTTATCAGCTCCATGGGGGCTAACCCCCATTCATCTGTATGGTATTCGAGAATGAAAGGAAATCTCGAACAAGAGCTCCGTAAGCTCAACTATCAATCAATCTCTATCCTTCGTCCTTCACTGCTTCTGGGAAATCGTAAAGAGTTCCGGTTAGGGGAACGCTTTAGTGGGGTTATCCTTAAAGTGGCCTCGCCTTTATTTGTAGGCCCATTAAGAAAGTATAGAGCTATACAAGCTAAGAGCGTAGCACTTGCCATGTATCGGGCTGCTCAAATGTCTACATCAGGAGTTACCGTCTATTCCTCTGATCAACTGGCTTCGATTGCATCAAAGGAATATTGA
- a CDS encoding aspartyl-phosphate phosphatase Spo0E family protein has protein sequence MNKSEAIKTRIEVARQKLNQLVDQYGLLDHRVMAQSILLDELINKYNNIKYDSIKNKRVEMRKLITMGS, from the coding sequence GTGAATAAATCAGAAGCAATAAAAACTAGAATAGAAGTTGCACGGCAGAAGCTGAATCAACTAGTAGATCAATATGGATTGTTAGACCATCGAGTTATGGCACAATCCATACTTCTGGATGAATTGATTAATAAATACAATAATATAAAGTACGACAGCATTAAGAATAAACGAGTGGAAATGCGGAAGCTTATAACCATGGGTTCATAG
- a CDS encoding LTA synthase family protein, translating into MGNITTFFKSRSNFIVTIMLLVLKLILLRYFFFSAIHWQGLPGEILSMLVLLCFVELLLPNKGRWNWLGYFGFNLIISFILFAATLYFAYFGTVPTYRVLSGLNQVPEVGASVSALIKPQQFLFFVDLLILFIWKIVRRSQRSTSNYGYSFGFGSQKRRDRRWLWKAGISALMVVSILISGLYIASGKDIDNELVRAEKVGFLNYQVDALLRNQEEERKIAEGNLQETITKIEQLQSTYPYRDNANTDGQPQYFGAAKGKNLIVVQMESFQNFPIHLTVDGQEVTPVLNGLAKEGIYFPYLYQQIGQGNTSDAEFMSNTSIYPTGTIAMSTGFGSRELPSLPRLLQNHGYEANTFHINDVTFWDRNKLYPALHFDKYYDKPYYENDHFNDFGASDEEMYRVGVEKLQKLKDSNQLFYAQFVTTSSHSPFIVPKDRQHMTLPADLEGTSLGNYLLAANYTDYAIGTLVQRLKDTGMWDNTMLVFYGDHFGVNSNETSAAEITSKLGVPYDDKVSRFNIPFIVHIPGQNMGVVSERSGGQVDMLPTIANLLGVSLKDEQFTALGQDLLNIDRNVFGMRYYLPTGSFFNDEIMFVPGKGFEDGTATSLRTLEPIEDFSAYRQDYDYVTQLMKLSDEYVNLLPKRH; encoded by the coding sequence ATGGGGAACATTACTACATTTTTCAAATCTAGATCCAATTTTATTGTTACGATTATGCTACTTGTGCTCAAGTTGATATTACTTAGATATTTCTTCTTCTCAGCAATCCATTGGCAAGGTCTTCCCGGGGAGATCCTTTCAATGCTGGTCTTACTCTGTTTCGTAGAGTTGCTTCTACCAAATAAGGGACGCTGGAATTGGCTAGGGTACTTCGGATTTAATTTGATAATTTCATTTATCCTGTTTGCTGCGACACTCTATTTTGCTTACTTCGGGACCGTGCCAACTTATAGGGTTCTAAGCGGATTGAATCAGGTGCCGGAAGTTGGAGCAAGTGTGAGTGCTTTGATTAAGCCACAGCAGTTTCTGTTTTTTGTTGATCTACTTATTCTATTTATATGGAAAATAGTGAGACGATCTCAGCGTAGTACTTCAAACTATGGTTATTCATTTGGTTTTGGTAGCCAAAAGAGAAGAGATAGAAGGTGGCTTTGGAAAGCCGGAATTTCTGCGCTTATGGTAGTCTCAATCTTGATTTCTGGGCTGTATATCGCATCAGGTAAAGATATAGACAATGAGCTTGTTCGCGCTGAAAAGGTTGGATTTTTGAACTATCAGGTGGATGCATTACTTCGGAATCAAGAAGAAGAACGTAAGATTGCTGAAGGTAATCTTCAGGAGACCATCACCAAAATTGAGCAGCTTCAGTCTACTTACCCATACCGCGATAATGCGAATACAGATGGGCAGCCTCAGTATTTTGGAGCGGCTAAAGGGAAAAACCTGATCGTGGTACAGATGGAATCATTTCAGAATTTCCCGATTCATTTGACTGTTGACGGTCAGGAGGTAACACCTGTGCTGAATGGATTGGCGAAGGAAGGGATTTATTTTCCTTATTTATACCAACAAATTGGACAGGGAAATACGTCAGATGCGGAATTCATGTCCAATACGTCGATCTACCCAACAGGTACAATTGCGATGTCTACGGGATTTGGCAGTCGAGAACTGCCAAGTCTACCGCGCTTACTTCAAAATCACGGTTATGAGGCGAATACGTTTCACATTAACGATGTGACCTTTTGGGATCGGAATAAGTTATATCCTGCACTTCATTTTGATAAGTATTACGATAAGCCTTATTATGAAAATGATCATTTCAACGATTTTGGTGCCTCGGATGAAGAGATGTATCGGGTTGGCGTAGAAAAATTGCAGAAACTTAAGGATAGCAATCAATTGTTCTATGCTCAGTTTGTGACCACGTCAAGTCATTCTCCGTTTATTGTGCCCAAAGATCGGCAACATATGACGCTGCCAGCAGATCTTGAGGGTACGAGTCTGGGTAACTACTTGCTTGCAGCGAATTATACTGACTATGCTATCGGCACTTTGGTTCAGCGGTTGAAAGATACGGGCATGTGGGATAATACAATGTTAGTATTTTACGGGGATCATTTTGGGGTAAACTCTAATGAGACTAGTGCGGCTGAAATTACTTCGAAACTAGGAGTTCCTTACGACGATAAGGTTAGCCGTTTTAACATACCTTTCATTGTGCATATTCCGGGCCAGAACATGGGCGTTGTTTCTGAACGTTCAGGTGGCCAGGTTGATATGTTACCAACAATAGCAAACTTGCTCGGGGTATCTTTGAAAGATGAACAATTTACCGCGTTGGGTCAGGACTTGCTCAATATCGATCGAAATGTGTTTGGTATGCGATATTACCTTCCAACAGGTTCCTTCTTTAATGATGAGATTATGTTTGTTCCAGGAAAAGGGTTTGAGGATGGGACGGCTACATCACTGAGAACATTGGAGCCTATCGAGGATTTCTCAGCATATCGACAAGATTATGACTATGTGACTCAACTGATGAAGCTGTCGGATGAATACGTTAATTTGTTACCCAAACGTCACTAG
- a CDS encoding copper amine oxidase N-terminal domain-containing protein encodes MKKLWITLLAGLLVVPLLFQAPAQAATPISIYIDGVRLATDQAPIMVQGRTMLPLRAIFEALGAKVLWNQKAQTATAIKDDTTIVLRIGSKVATINNEAVTLDVPAQSLKGRTMVPVRFVSEALNQEVGWNSKTQTVTITSDAGNGNNGSGNVNPVSYVTVKDIGDAGDGRDLQVSFSKSSNESLVDHYRVMVVKAANAYNFNLSAALRVTSSNYSTVLATSTDPVVKLTANSRDVDGNLIGSNQAYVAFVLAVGKGNNASALSSASSSITLDNGAYVSAVTNVKATDISDNGDGRDLSVSFTRPQVESNISNYRILIVKTKDVNNFTLNAANNVSSQNYTTVYKSTGSNNTLTGTLTSSSRDTSGELIKNGVAYTAYVLSVSSNSAVASNKLSSGSASLTLNASPVTAPIITSVEDINDYGDGRDLRVNFTKLSDESKISGYRIFVVKASNYANFNLSKANAVSSSNYTQVNKTGYNISQILSSGARDVDGVTVRNGVSYRVFVMAIGSGSNAGSNALSATSQAITLSNNSVGTVSSLYVKDDSDYGDGRDMRVSFTKASDESNISAYRIMVVPTNYYGNNFSLSDANSVSSSYYTEVRRGYNYNDLLPYYARDVRGDLITNNKSYRVYVLSVGYGSYSGSNALSTGYQITLTNNFGVSAVTNLKVEDIADNNNGSDMKVTFDRVKDESNISGYRILVVPGNGTLNLDQANNSYNTLVPKTGSNLTKVLDKSAVDVNGYPISNGTYRVYVLSVGSGNYSGNNALSNGYSITLTNNKAISKVTNLSTRDVGDNGNGSDLYVSFNHPQDETNIIEYLIYVVKSRDFNLTDGKNLNYTKVSRGSDFGKVLGAGAKDTDGDYIKNDVAYSVVVLSVSNSNSISNVLSVTSSIILLDTKPTPTPTPTPTPTPTPTPTPTPTPTPTPTPTPTPTPTPTPTPTPTPTPEPTSTPEPTSIPEPTSTPSGSETTATTATATTATRTSSTSTPEPTVKSLVGPYCVFGREED; translated from the coding sequence GTGAAGAAGTTATGGATTACTCTGTTGGCAGGTTTATTAGTTGTACCGTTGCTGTTTCAAGCGCCAGCTCAAGCAGCTACGCCCATCAGTATTTATATTGACGGCGTTCGTCTGGCGACAGATCAAGCACCAATTATGGTCCAAGGGCGGACGATGTTGCCGCTACGAGCAATCTTTGAAGCGTTAGGTGCTAAGGTTCTGTGGAATCAAAAGGCGCAAACGGCAACTGCGATCAAAGATGACACGACTATTGTATTAAGGATTGGTTCAAAGGTGGCCACGATTAACAATGAGGCTGTCACTTTAGATGTACCTGCTCAAAGTCTGAAGGGAAGAACGATGGTTCCTGTTCGATTCGTCAGTGAAGCATTAAATCAGGAGGTTGGCTGGAACTCCAAGACACAAACCGTGACTATAACTTCAGATGCTGGTAATGGAAATAATGGAAGTGGAAATGTGAATCCAGTATCTTATGTTACGGTGAAAGACATCGGTGATGCGGGTGATGGACGTGACCTGCAAGTGAGCTTCTCGAAATCATCCAATGAGTCTTTGGTAGATCACTACCGAGTCATGGTGGTTAAGGCAGCAAATGCATATAATTTTAATTTATCTGCAGCACTTAGGGTGACATCCTCTAATTATTCCACAGTGCTAGCTACAAGTACTGATCCTGTGGTTAAATTGACAGCAAATTCAAGAGATGTCGATGGTAATTTAATTGGAAGTAACCAAGCATATGTAGCATTTGTCTTGGCAGTTGGTAAAGGAAACAACGCTAGTGCGCTTTCGAGTGCATCTTCAAGCATTACGCTTGATAACGGTGCTTACGTGTCAGCAGTGACAAATGTAAAGGCAACTGATATTAGCGATAACGGGGACGGTCGTGACTTATCTGTTAGTTTCACTCGCCCTCAGGTTGAATCCAATATTTCTAATTATCGAATTCTAATTGTGAAGACTAAAGACGTTAATAATTTCACTTTAAATGCTGCTAACAATGTGAGCAGTCAGAACTACACTACTGTTTATAAATCAACTGGAAGTAATAATACGTTAACTGGCACGTTGACTTCTTCTTCGAGAGATACTTCGGGTGAATTGATCAAGAATGGTGTAGCATACACCGCTTATGTTTTATCTGTAAGTAGCAATTCTGCTGTAGCATCAAATAAACTGTCGTCCGGCTCAGCTTCACTTACGTTGAACGCTAGTCCTGTAACAGCTCCAATCATTACTTCAGTAGAAGATATTAATGATTATGGAGATGGTCGTGATTTGCGAGTCAACTTTACCAAGTTGTCAGATGAGTCTAAGATTAGTGGCTACCGAATTTTCGTCGTCAAGGCTAGTAACTATGCGAATTTTAATTTATCAAAAGCAAATGCAGTCTCCAGCTCCAACTACACGCAGGTAAATAAAACTGGATATAATATCAGCCAAATTTTATCTTCCGGCGCTAGGGATGTAGATGGGGTTACCGTTAGAAACGGAGTTAGCTATCGTGTGTTCGTTATGGCGATAGGCAGTGGTAGCAATGCGGGATCTAATGCGTTGTCGGCAACTTCCCAAGCGATTACACTTAGCAACAATAGCGTAGGTACTGTATCGAGTTTATATGTAAAAGATGATAGTGATTATGGCGACGGTCGGGATATGCGCGTATCCTTTACCAAGGCTTCCGATGAGTCGAATATTAGCGCTTATCGAATCATGGTGGTACCAACAAATTATTATGGAAACAACTTCAGTTTGTCAGATGCGAATAGTGTATCAAGCAGCTACTACACAGAAGTGCGCAGAGGTTACAATTACAACGATCTCTTGCCATATTATGCTCGAGACGTACGCGGTGATTTAATTACGAATAATAAGAGTTACAGAGTGTATGTTCTATCCGTAGGTTATGGTAGCTACTCCGGTAGCAATGCTTTATCAACCGGATATCAGATTACATTGACAAATAATTTTGGTGTAAGTGCGGTTACCAATCTAAAAGTTGAGGATATAGCTGATAATAATAATGGTAGCGATATGAAGGTGACCTTCGATCGGGTCAAGGATGAATCGAACATTAGTGGATATCGCATCCTGGTGGTACCGGGTAATGGCACACTCAACTTAGATCAAGCAAATAATAGTTACAATACTTTAGTACCCAAGACAGGATCCAACCTTACTAAGGTGCTCGATAAATCAGCAGTGGATGTTAATGGATATCCAATTAGTAATGGAACATATAGAGTGTATGTCCTGTCCGTAGGTAGTGGAAACTACTCTGGTAACAATGCATTATCTAACGGATACTCGATTACACTTACAAACAATAAGGCCATTAGTAAGGTTACTAACTTAAGTACGAGAGATGTTGGCGATAATGGCAATGGTAGTGATCTATATGTTTCTTTTAACCATCCCCAGGATGAGACAAATATTATCGAATATTTGATTTATGTTGTTAAATCTAGAGATTTCAATTTAACGGATGGGAAAAACCTGAACTACACAAAAGTGAGTAGGGGGAGTGATTTTGGTAAAGTATTAGGGGCTGGTGCAAAGGATACAGACGGAGATTATATCAAGAATGATGTAGCTTATTCGGTAGTTGTCCTATCTGTAAGCAATAGCAATAGTATAAGTAATGTATTATCCGTGACGTCTTCGATAATACTTTTAGATACTAAACCAACACCAACACCAACACCAACACCAACACCAACACCAACACCAACACCAACACCAACACCAACACCAACACCAACACCAACACCAACACCGACACCGACACCGACACCAACACCGACACCAACACCAACGCCAACACCAGAACCAACATCAACACCAGAACCAACATCAATACCAGAGCCAACATCAACACCATCAGGATCAGAAACAACAGCAACAACGGCAACAGCAACAACAGCAACAAGAACATCATCAACGTCAACACCTGAACCTACGGTGAAATCTCTGGTCGGACCCTACTGTGTTTTTGGACGTGAGGAGGATTAA
- a CDS encoding phosphotransferase family protein has product MSNLGQYVLPDGTLDDRNIWQREILYRGMNGKRVERFFVSPEQSYVFKPLTNDASEDREIWAYQHILHSFPKIYPELLASSGLGSGAQSWTIFEDLGLLHHEYSLQHALKVVKEMARWHSVPTSYLSEAPSIGPKPPIEQIASELLQRIDDVPAVMQQMGVSHRFLEDVQLVAEGQAFTEKKVLCHGDLHLGNYAVTSSGQLYILDWEHAHLNLPLWDLYHLIDMSHPLFPKQMTSVQRESILNGYLEQVAVQSSGSTYVHNRDAFKLDYYRFAAVFSLWMLLLIQGDLRQEKALWPKDKLLAQWEETSLSLTECLGRLDEYKTKYNYIDKSVNL; this is encoded by the coding sequence ATGAGTAATCTCGGACAATATGTGCTACCTGACGGAACGCTCGATGATCGGAATATATGGCAAAGAGAAATCTTGTATCGAGGGATGAATGGCAAACGGGTGGAACGATTTTTTGTATCGCCAGAACAAAGCTATGTGTTCAAACCCCTGACGAATGATGCTTCCGAAGATCGAGAAATCTGGGCGTATCAGCATATCCTACATTCGTTTCCCAAGATCTATCCCGAGCTTCTTGCATCATCTGGACTAGGGAGTGGAGCGCAAAGCTGGACGATCTTTGAGGATCTCGGTCTACTGCATCATGAATATAGCCTACAACACGCCCTAAAGGTTGTTAAGGAGATGGCTCGTTGGCATTCTGTGCCTACCTCATACTTGAGTGAAGCCCCTTCCATAGGACCCAAACCCCCTATAGAACAAATAGCGTCCGAATTACTTCAGCGTATAGATGATGTCCCAGCCGTTATGCAACAAATGGGGGTGTCCCATCGATTCCTTGAGGATGTTCAGCTCGTAGCGGAAGGACAAGCTTTTACTGAGAAAAAGGTATTATGTCATGGTGATCTTCATTTAGGAAATTATGCTGTAACATCAAGCGGGCAACTCTACATTTTGGATTGGGAACATGCCCATCTGAATTTACCGCTATGGGACCTGTATCATTTGATCGATATGTCGCATCCCCTGTTTCCGAAGCAGATGACAAGTGTGCAAAGAGAATCGATTTTGAATGGTTATTTAGAGCAAGTTGCTGTCCAAAGTTCTGGTTCTACATACGTGCATAATAGAGATGCTTTTAAACTTGATTATTACCGCTTCGCTGCGGTATTCTCACTTTGGATGCTACTGTTGATTCAAGGGGATCTTCGCCAAGAAAAGGCACTCTGGCCCAAGGATAAGCTACTAGCTCAATGGGAAGAAACATCGTTGAGTTTGACGGAGTGTTTGGGACGTCTAGATGAATATAAAACGAAATATAACTATATAGATAAGTCGGTGAATTTATGA
- a CDS encoding glycosyltransferase has translation MKKVGLVMRKIQFAEAQGPRVFAERLRNIALELGVEIVFISPERQVSGHDWIPGYEHEKGDLVNYDIVLDQIYSQNIEHVIYTVSGFTFLKMFLKNSVLFPHSFPDPALTGYEMMKPFYGIVDKAIVQTEFLKRQFNQVFGVTDVNVIPIGFNEEMAKQHFDPSAVIDNRILWIGRDEENRRPDLVLEYARQNPDKEVFMVFGGERYKESMKKYDIPMNVTLQFALTQDQIFALMNSSKVYWSCSKFDTFAMPLTEALAMGKIVVKPEHPCYDHISSRHAFAGNERNWFELVNMAAASPLKYSAENREYAFRMFSSSVMKQGYKEFFDQWLR, from the coding sequence ATGAAAAAAGTCGGGTTGGTGATGCGGAAAATTCAGTTTGCGGAGGCCCAAGGTCCAAGGGTGTTTGCTGAGCGACTTCGGAATATCGCTTTGGAGTTAGGCGTAGAAATTGTGTTTATTTCTCCAGAGAGGCAGGTCAGTGGGCATGACTGGATTCCAGGGTATGAGCATGAAAAGGGAGATTTGGTTAACTACGATATCGTACTAGACCAAATTTATTCGCAAAATATTGAACATGTTATATACACCGTATCCGGCTTTACATTCTTGAAGATGTTTCTTAAGAATAGCGTGTTGTTTCCTCATAGCTTTCCTGATCCTGCACTGACAGGTTATGAAATGATGAAACCATTCTACGGAATCGTGGATAAAGCTATTGTACAGACGGAGTTTTTGAAGCGTCAGTTCAATCAAGTTTTTGGTGTTACAGATGTTAATGTCATCCCGATTGGATTCAATGAGGAGATGGCGAAGCAACATTTTGACCCAAGTGCTGTTATTGACAACCGTATACTTTGGATTGGAAGGGACGAAGAGAATCGACGTCCGGATTTGGTACTTGAGTATGCGCGTCAGAACCCCGACAAGGAAGTGTTCATGGTGTTTGGGGGGGAACGTTATAAGGAGAGTATGAAGAAATACGATATCCCGATGAACGTTACTCTGCAGTTTGCTTTGACTCAGGATCAGATTTTTGCGCTTATGAATTCCTCCAAAGTATATTGGAGCTGTTCTAAATTTGATACTTTTGCGATGCCGCTAACGGAGGCGCTTGCGATGGGCAAAATTGTCGTCAAACCGGAGCATCCTTGCTACGACCATATTAGTTCTCGGCATGCTTTTGCTGGAAATGAGCGCAATTGGTTTGAACTAGTTAATATGGCGGCTGCTTCTCCACTTAAATATTCAGCAGAAAACCGTGAGTATGCATTTAGGATGTTCTCAAGCTCAGTCATGAAACAAGGATATAAGGAGTTCTTTGATCAATGGCTAAGATAA
- a CDS encoding GNAT family N-acetyltransferase, with translation MAKISELIYSEELYRSLEHLAANAWPPREQADLGNWRLRAHEGVTRRGNSVLTAGPFPEGDWLEEVERFYRNRGILPCFQVSDSSPPELDKILELKDYAVIMQCFMMVASCEEILRCTAAQNLSWNTMFNQEINDLWLDDFIEMEEFPEDRRSAYGSIFAAIKDPKCFAALLEDGERIGLGTVAVENGWGGISNVVVASSHRRKGVASALIRALTEWSMEHGAGHMYLQVLRKNTAAVDLYQKLGFSAVSSYHYRVHKE, from the coding sequence ATGGCTAAGATAAGCGAGCTAATATATTCAGAAGAATTATACCGATCTCTAGAACACCTTGCAGCCAATGCATGGCCTCCGCGAGAGCAAGCGGATCTAGGGAATTGGCGACTCCGTGCACATGAGGGGGTCACAAGGCGAGGGAACAGTGTTCTTACAGCAGGACCTTTTCCAGAGGGGGATTGGCTGGAGGAGGTAGAGAGATTCTACCGAAATCGCGGCATTCTTCCATGTTTCCAAGTGAGTGATTCTTCTCCCCCAGAATTAGATAAAATACTTGAACTTAAAGATTACGCTGTCATTATGCAGTGCTTCATGATGGTTGCCTCTTGCGAGGAAATTCTACGGTGTACAGCAGCACAAAATCTATCGTGGAACACAATGTTTAACCAAGAGATCAATGACCTCTGGCTTGATGATTTCATTGAGATGGAAGAGTTCCCTGAGGATCGTAGGTCAGCCTATGGCTCCATTTTTGCGGCAATCAAAGATCCTAAGTGCTTTGCAGCTCTGCTCGAAGATGGTGAAAGAATAGGACTTGGAACAGTTGCCGTCGAAAATGGATGGGGTGGCATTAGCAATGTTGTTGTTGCTTCAAGTCATCGTAGAAAAGGAGTTGCTAGTGCCCTAATCCGTGCCCTAACGGAGTGGTCAATGGAGCATGGGGCGGGGCATATGTATCTCCAGGTACTCAGGAAAAATACAGCTGCCGTTGATCTGTATCAAAAACTAGGCTTTTCCGCGGTATCATCATACCATTATCGTGTTCATAAGGAATGA
- a CDS encoding RDD family protein, with amino-acid sequence MHDNMEFSKFDYNRHNQNNQHQHHQEMIYHNPNPDYVGFWVRFLAYLIDVVILEVLSWIWPFNVGIISWMIGFVYFTYLPSTPWQGTIGKLIVGAKIVDEEGNRISYLHSIGRYLSSIVSGLILCIGFLMIAFTDQKRGLHDYMAGTYVLKKESQL; translated from the coding sequence ATGCATGATAATATGGAGTTCTCCAAGTTTGATTACAATCGACATAATCAAAATAACCAACACCAACATCATCAAGAAATGATCTATCATAACCCTAATCCTGATTATGTAGGCTTTTGGGTACGATTTCTCGCATATTTAATTGATGTCGTAATTTTAGAAGTTTTATCATGGATATGGCCATTCAATGTTGGGATAATTAGTTGGATGATTGGGTTTGTATATTTTACGTACTTACCTAGCACTCCATGGCAGGGGACGATCGGGAAACTAATCGTTGGTGCCAAAATTGTAGATGAAGAAGGCAATAGAATATCCTATCTGCACTCCATTGGACGATACCTTTCCTCTATAGTATCGGGTCTCATTTTGTGTATTGGGTTTCTGATGATCGCGTTCACTGATCAGAAGAGGGGGCTGCATGATTATATGGCAGGTACCTATGTGTTGAAAAAAGAATCTCAGCTGTAA